A single region of the Paenibacillus sp. genome encodes:
- a CDS encoding RluA family pseudouridine synthase gives MTEPTKLTYVVPPEQSGWKLRSVLLTGMGLSRKLLIRLRGMEGMIRVNGSSDVLYRPLQAGDTVEVELPVETSDTILPQPMDIEVIHEDDYLLIVNKPAGLIVHPTVGHYTNTMANGIVHYWQAKGESYKFRPIHRLDQDTSGVIAVAKNGYAHQFVSEQFQKGEVKKTYIAVVYGRVERDAGVIEGPIDRDPDEPHVRIVTPGGAPSTTHYEVVERFTAATVVRVKPVTGRTHQIRVHMKHIGHPLVGDGLYIDPDIRPAAAPAIERQALHAETLSFIHPDTKERVLYAAPLAPDIAALIESLREPSLREIEEETP, from the coding sequence ATGACGGAGCCGACGAAGCTCACGTACGTCGTCCCGCCGGAGCAGTCGGGCTGGAAGCTGCGTTCCGTGCTGCTCACCGGCATGGGCCTCTCCCGCAAGCTGCTCATTCGGCTGCGCGGCATGGAGGGCATGATCCGCGTGAACGGCTCGTCGGACGTGCTGTACCGGCCGCTGCAAGCGGGGGACACGGTCGAGGTCGAGCTTCCGGTGGAAACGTCCGACACGATTTTGCCCCAGCCGATGGACATCGAGGTCATCCACGAGGACGACTACCTGCTGATCGTCAACAAGCCGGCCGGGCTGATCGTGCATCCGACCGTCGGGCATTACACGAATACGATGGCGAACGGCATCGTCCATTATTGGCAGGCGAAGGGCGAATCGTACAAGTTCCGCCCGATTCACCGGCTCGATCAAGACACGTCTGGCGTCATCGCCGTGGCGAAGAACGGCTACGCCCACCAGTTCGTCAGCGAGCAGTTCCAGAAGGGCGAAGTGAAGAAAACGTATATCGCCGTCGTCTACGGACGCGTCGAACGGGACGCCGGCGTCATCGAAGGACCGATCGACCGCGACCCGGACGAGCCGCATGTGCGCATCGTGACGCCGGGCGGCGCGCCGTCGACGACGCATTACGAGGTCGTCGAGCGGTTCACGGCGGCGACTGTCGTGCGCGTCAAGCCGGTAACCGGCCGCACGCATCAAATTCGCGTCCATATGAAGCATATCGGGCATCCGCTCGTGGGGGACGGCTTGTACATCGATCCGGACATCCGCCCCGCCGCCGCGCCGGCGATCGAGCGGCAGGCGCTGCACGCGGAGACGCTGTCGTTCATCCATCCGGATACGAAGGAGCG
- a CDS encoding cob(I)yrinic acid a,c-diamide adenosyltransferase, translated as MKIYTRTGDKGQTGVIGGRVRKDDAQVEAYGTVDELNCFVGVAMAGMDRTKFEDMLEELLTIQHELFDCGSDLAILKKEVRPYKVTPDMAERLETLIDKYDAETPDITRFILPGGSPSSAALHVCRTVCRRAERRVVTLAERQEINEHVRTYLNRLSDLFFTLARAANVREGGADVEYARSAEVFRRKSDR; from the coding sequence TTGAAAATATATACGAGAACCGGCGACAAAGGCCAAACGGGCGTCATCGGAGGGCGCGTGCGCAAGGACGACGCGCAAGTAGAAGCGTACGGCACGGTAGACGAGCTGAACTGCTTCGTCGGCGTCGCGATGGCGGGCATGGATCGGACGAAATTCGAAGACATGCTGGAGGAGCTGCTGACCATTCAGCACGAGCTGTTCGACTGCGGCTCGGATCTCGCCATTTTGAAGAAAGAAGTTCGTCCTTACAAAGTGACGCCCGACATGGCGGAGCGGCTCGAAACGTTGATCGACAAATACGACGCGGAAACGCCGGACATTACGCGCTTCATTCTGCCGGGAGGCTCACCCTCGTCGGCCGCGCTGCACGTGTGCCGCACCGTCTGCCGCCGCGCCGAACGGCGCGTCGTGACGCTCGCGGAGCGCCAAGAGATCAACGAGCATGTGCGCACGTATTTGAACCGGCTGTCCGATCTGTTCTTCACGCTCGCCCGCGCGGCGAACGTCCGCGAAGGCGGCGCCGACGTCGAGTACGCGCGCAGCGCGGAAGTGTTCCGGCGCAAGAGCGACCGATGA
- a CDS encoding cobyric acid synthase, translating into MRSAEERLCPTIMVQGTASDVGKSLLVTALCRILANDGYKVAPFKSQNMSLNSFVTPDGKEIGRAQAVQADACRVPATTDMNPILLKPTGERRSQVVLHGKPLRDYDAVEYREKYLPTAERYVREALERLRRAHDVVVMEGAGSPAEVNLRDRDIVNMRAAAWADAPVLLVADIDRGGVFASIVGTMAILRPDERERVKGFIINKFRGDPSLLTSGLEWLEAETGKPVLGVVPVLPDIGLEDEDSASLDAKRGFGRKDGAALDIAVLRLPRMSNFTDVDALAGEPDSTVRFVSRLEEWGEPDAVVIPGTKNTLLDLAALRERGLDERLLRYAREGGRVVGICGGYQMLGLSLDDPDGFESSESAVRRMDGLRLLPMDTVYTAEKRTERVRGTFLGWTGGDGTGATLPAEGYEIHMGRTTFRGSVRPLFRFETESGPLFDGAAAADGRVWGTYLHGVFDNDELRRAWLNALRADKELPPLPIGYRHRERREAAFERLAAHVRAHVNLPAIYEIIGL; encoded by the coding sequence ATGAGGTCCGCCGAAGAACGGTTATGCCCGACGATCATGGTGCAGGGGACCGCGTCGGACGTCGGCAAGAGCCTCCTCGTGACGGCGCTGTGCCGCATTTTGGCCAATGACGGGTACAAGGTGGCTCCCTTCAAATCGCAAAACATGTCGCTCAACTCCTTCGTGACGCCCGACGGCAAAGAAATCGGCCGCGCGCAGGCGGTGCAGGCCGACGCGTGCCGCGTGCCGGCGACGACCGACATGAACCCGATCTTGCTCAAGCCCACCGGCGAGCGGCGGTCGCAGGTCGTGCTGCACGGGAAGCCGCTGCGCGACTACGACGCCGTCGAATACCGCGAGAAGTATTTGCCGACGGCGGAGCGGTACGTGCGCGAGGCGCTGGAGCGGCTGCGGCGAGCGCATGACGTCGTCGTCATGGAAGGCGCCGGCAGCCCGGCCGAGGTCAACCTGCGCGACCGCGACATCGTCAACATGCGCGCGGCCGCCTGGGCCGACGCGCCGGTGCTGCTCGTCGCAGACATCGACCGCGGCGGCGTGTTCGCTTCCATCGTCGGCACGATGGCCATACTCCGTCCCGACGAGCGCGAGCGGGTGAAAGGCTTTATCATCAACAAATTTCGCGGCGACCCGTCGCTGCTGACGAGCGGCCTCGAGTGGCTCGAGGCGGAAACCGGCAAGCCGGTGCTTGGTGTCGTGCCGGTGCTGCCGGACATCGGGCTCGAGGACGAGGATTCGGCGTCCCTCGACGCGAAGCGCGGCTTCGGGCGCAAGGACGGCGCGGCGCTCGACATCGCCGTGCTCCGGCTGCCGCGCATGTCCAATTTCACGGACGTCGACGCGCTTGCCGGAGAGCCGGACTCCACCGTCCGGTTCGTCAGCCGCCTCGAGGAGTGGGGCGAGCCCGACGCGGTCGTCATCCCCGGAACGAAGAACACGCTGCTGGACCTCGCCGCGCTGCGGGAGCGGGGCCTGGACGAGCGGCTGCTGCGGTACGCCCGGGAAGGCGGGCGCGTTGTCGGCATTTGCGGCGGCTACCAGATGCTCGGCTTATCGCTGGACGATCCCGACGGCTTCGAGTCGTCGGAGTCGGCGGTCCGGCGCATGGACGGACTTCGCCTGCTGCCGATGGATACGGTGTATACGGCGGAAAAGCGCACCGAGCGCGTCCGCGGGACGTTCCTCGGCTGGACCGGCGGCGACGGAACAGGGGCAACGCTTCCGGCGGAAGGCTACGAAATTCATATGGGGCGGACGACGTTCCGCGGATCGGTCCGCCCGCTGTTCCGCTTCGAGACCGAGTCCGGCCCGCTGTTCGACGGCGCCGCCGCCGCGGACGGACGCGTCTGGGGCACGTATTTGCACGGCGTGTTCGACAACGACGAGCTGCGCCGGGCGTGGCTGAACGCGCTGCGCGCGGACAAGGAGCTGCCCCCGCTGCCGATCGGCTACCGCCACCGCGAGCGGCGCGAAGCGGCATTCGAGCGGCTGGCGGCGCATGTGCGCGCGCATGTGAATTTGCCGGCGATTTATGAGATCATAGGATTATAA
- the cobD gene encoding threonine-phosphate decarboxylase CobD, producing MLERYGHGGDLETASSLYGRAPDDFVDFSSNMNPWGPPEGARAAMLRAWERVGAYPDPAARALRRALAERHGVPMEAIWVGNGAAEAIDLALRAIAPKLAAAAAPGFAEYETAVAHAGGRLLDLPLSPDDGFRVTPEAVRGAAAQGADAIVLGHPNNPTGRTLDEDAAEAALDAFRNVVVDEAFLDFSPDEERRTLIRRAAERPGLFVTRSMTKFYAIPGLRLGYVVAHPDEIRHIRGLAVPWSANGIALEVGAAVLADREFAARTLAWLPPERAWLAERLAALGLRVFPSAANFLLVRLPEDAGTTAADVQAALGRDGVLVRSCATFRGLDASYMRVAVKRREANERLLAALAAYFAERKESMRG from the coding sequence ATGTTGGAGCGTTACGGACACGGCGGCGATTTGGAGACGGCCTCGAGCTTGTACGGGCGGGCGCCGGACGATTTTGTCGATTTCAGCTCGAATATGAATCCGTGGGGGCCGCCGGAGGGCGCGCGCGCCGCGATGCTGCGGGCGTGGGAGCGCGTCGGCGCCTATCCCGACCCGGCGGCGCGAGCGCTGCGCCGCGCGCTCGCGGAGCGGCACGGCGTGCCGATGGAGGCGATCTGGGTCGGCAACGGCGCGGCGGAGGCGATCGATCTCGCGCTGCGCGCGATCGCGCCGAAGCTGGCGGCCGCGGCGGCGCCCGGATTCGCCGAATACGAAACCGCCGTCGCCCACGCGGGCGGCCGGCTGCTGGACCTGCCGCTGTCGCCGGACGACGGCTTCCGGGTGACGCCGGAGGCGGTGCGCGGCGCGGCGGCGCAAGGGGCGGACGCGATCGTGCTCGGCCATCCGAACAACCCGACGGGCCGGACGCTCGACGAGGACGCCGCGGAGGCGGCGCTGGACGCGTTCCGGAACGTCGTCGTCGACGAGGCGTTCCTCGATTTCTCGCCCGACGAGGAGCGGCGCACGCTCATCCGCCGCGCGGCGGAGCGGCCGGGGCTGTTCGTTACGCGCTCGATGACGAAGTTTTACGCGATTCCGGGCCTCCGGCTCGGCTATGTCGTCGCGCATCCGGACGAGATCCGGCACATCCGCGGGCTCGCCGTGCCGTGGAGCGCGAACGGCATCGCGCTCGAGGTCGGGGCGGCGGTGCTCGCGGACCGCGAGTTCGCGGCGCGGACGCTCGCGTGGCTGCCGCCCGAACGGGCATGGCTCGCGGAGCGGCTCGCCGCGCTCGGCCTGCGCGTGTTCCCCAGCGCGGCGAACTTCCTGCTCGTCCGGCTGCCGGAGGACGCAGGGACGACCGCGGCCGACGTGCAGGCAGCGCTCGGCCGCGACGGCGTGCTCGTGCGCAGCTGCGCGACGTTCCGCGGGCTGGACGCGTCGTACATGCGCGTCGCCGTGAAGCGCCGCGAGGCGAACGAGCGGTTGCTCGCGGCGCTCGCCGCGTATTTCGCGGAGCGGAAGGAGTCGATGCGCGGATGA
- a CDS encoding adenosylcobinamide-GDP ribazoletransferase: MRGGLGHMGDWIKAASAAVRLMTCVPVPDFGAWNERVLRRSIVFYPLAGAVVGGIVGAAYALLPLALPEAAAAAVATALWVWATGALHLDGWMDVADAFGSRRSRERMLEIMKDPRVGASGAAAGALLLLGKFAFVLSLMEYTAAGSLWMAAAVAAVPVVARMFAPWAVVGWPYAGGSGGMGAALRSAGWRHAAASLGVGIVCAAALLAVFGTGDAVMLLPAAAAGLALAAAVGAAGAAWIARRLGGLTGDAYGALIEGLELALLLALVAAGHSA, from the coding sequence ATGCGCGGCGGCTTGGGTCACATGGGGGATTGGATAAAAGCGGCGTCGGCGGCGGTGCGGCTCATGACGTGCGTGCCGGTGCCGGATTTCGGCGCATGGAACGAACGGGTGCTGCGGCGCAGCATCGTGTTTTACCCGCTGGCGGGCGCCGTCGTCGGCGGAATCGTCGGCGCGGCGTACGCGCTCCTGCCGCTCGCGCTGCCGGAGGCGGCCGCGGCGGCGGTTGCGACGGCGCTGTGGGTATGGGCGACGGGCGCGCTCCATCTCGACGGGTGGATGGACGTCGCGGACGCGTTCGGCAGCCGCCGCTCCCGCGAGCGGATGCTGGAGATTATGAAGGATCCGCGCGTCGGCGCGTCGGGGGCGGCGGCAGGCGCGCTGCTGTTGCTGGGCAAGTTCGCGTTCGTGCTGTCGCTGATGGAGTATACGGCGGCGGGGAGCCTGTGGATGGCCGCGGCCGTCGCGGCGGTGCCGGTTGTCGCGCGCATGTTCGCGCCGTGGGCGGTCGTCGGCTGGCCGTACGCCGGCGGCAGCGGCGGTATGGGCGCCGCGCTGCGGTCGGCCGGATGGCGGCATGCGGCAGCGTCGCTCGGCGTCGGCATCGTCTGCGCCGCGGCGCTGCTCGCCGTCTTCGGCACGGGCGACGCGGTGATGCTGCTGCCGGCCGCGGCGGCCGGCCTCGCGCTCGCCGCGGCGGTCGGCGCGGCCGGCGCCGCATGGATCGCCCGCCGCCTCGGGGGGCTGACGGGCGACGCGTACGGCGCGCTGATCGAAGGGCTGGAGCTGGCGCTGCTGCTCGCCCTCGTCGCGGCGGGGCATTCCGCTTGA
- the cbiB gene encoding adenosylcobinamide-phosphate synthase CbiB, producing MSGWFGAGAAGEWLWWFTWEETLWMTAAALLLDRIVGDPERLPHPVVAIGRWIRWVETKTYVAQPKGRSILFGVFLCASTVAVSALTAYAVVRACAWVHPWLGYASNVWLVSTTIAWKGLADAGLRVYRPLAAGDLEEARLYTGYIVGRDTAELDEGELTRAAVETVAENTVDAVLSPVVFALLGGAAGAFAYRAANTLDSMVGYRNEKYRWYGKASARLDDALNYAPARLAGALLAAAAALRGASAGGALRAIRRYAKLHPSPNSGIPESAVAGALGVRLGGVNRYGGVESRRAYMGEPLRPLGKEHIAQTVGLLHAFGALLLGGLACAAAWVTWGIG from the coding sequence GTGAGCGGCTGGTTCGGCGCGGGCGCCGCGGGCGAATGGCTGTGGTGGTTCACGTGGGAAGAAACGCTCTGGATGACGGCCGCGGCGCTGCTGCTCGACCGCATCGTCGGCGACCCCGAGCGCCTCCCGCATCCGGTCGTCGCGATCGGCCGCTGGATCCGATGGGTCGAAACGAAAACGTATGTTGCGCAGCCGAAGGGGCGGTCGATCCTGTTCGGCGTTTTTCTTTGCGCGTCGACGGTGGCCGTGAGCGCGCTGACCGCGTATGCGGTCGTACGCGCGTGCGCGTGGGTGCATCCGTGGCTCGGCTATGCGTCGAACGTCTGGCTCGTGTCGACGACGATCGCTTGGAAGGGGCTCGCCGACGCGGGGCTGCGCGTGTACCGGCCGCTCGCGGCAGGCGACCTGGAGGAAGCGCGGTTGTACACGGGCTACATCGTCGGCCGCGACACGGCGGAGCTGGACGAGGGCGAGCTGACGCGCGCCGCGGTAGAGACGGTCGCGGAAAATACGGTCGACGCGGTGCTGTCGCCGGTCGTCTTCGCGCTGCTCGGCGGAGCAGCGGGCGCGTTCGCGTATCGAGCGGCGAATACGCTCGATTCGATGGTCGGCTACCGGAACGAGAAGTACCGGTGGTACGGCAAGGCGTCGGCCCGCTTGGACGACGCCCTCAATTACGCGCCGGCGCGGCTCGCCGGCGCGCTGCTTGCCGCGGCCGCGGCGCTGCGCGGCGCCTCCGCGGGAGGCGCGCTGCGGGCGATCCGGCGCTACGCGAAGCTGCACCCGAGCCCGAACAGCGGCATTCCCGAGTCGGCCGTGGCGGGCGCGCTCGGCGTTCGGCTCGGCGGCGTGAACCGGTACGGCGGCGTGGAGAGCCGGCGCGCCTACATGGGCGAGCCGCTCCGGCCGCTCGGCAAGGAACATATCGCGCAAACCGTCGGGCTGCTGCACGCGTTCGGCGCTTTGCTGCTGGGAGGGTTGGCATGCGCGGCGGCTTGGGTCACATGGGGGATTGGATAA
- the cobU gene encoding bifunctional adenosylcobinamide kinase/adenosylcobinamide-phosphate guanylyltransferase, with protein MVVAMVTGGARSGKSAFAERYVERYAEEGVYVATAQAFDEEMKDRIGLHRSRRDAGGFPWKTIEEPLRLPELLEALDFEYNVYRSGHTAVLVDCLTLWLSNVLLQCEGEPDAEARCLARVDELVAALRRFQGTIVLVTNEVGLGVVPPSPLGRLFRDVAGRMNQKVAAASEQVFLVTAGIPIELKSREFLL; from the coding sequence ATGGTCGTAGCGATGGTGACGGGCGGGGCGCGCAGCGGGAAGAGCGCCTTCGCGGAACGGTACGTCGAGCGATACGCCGAGGAAGGCGTCTACGTGGCGACGGCGCAGGCGTTCGACGAGGAAATGAAAGACCGCATCGGCCTGCACCGCTCGCGGCGCGATGCGGGTGGATTCCCATGGAAGACGATCGAAGAGCCGCTGCGACTGCCGGAGCTGCTCGAGGCGCTCGATTTCGAATACAACGTGTACCGGTCCGGGCATACGGCGGTGCTTGTCGATTGCCTGACGTTATGGCTGTCGAACGTGCTGCTCCAGTGCGAGGGCGAGCCGGACGCGGAGGCGCGCTGCCTCGCGCGGGTGGACGAGCTCGTCGCCGCGCTGCGGCGGTTCCAAGGAACGATCGTGCTCGTGACGAACGAGGTCGGCCTCGGCGTCGTGCCGCCTTCGCCGCTCGGCCGTTTGTTCCGGGACGTCGCCGGCCGCATGAATCAGAAGGTGGCCGCGGCGAGCGAGCAGGTGTTTCTCGTGACGGCGGGCATCCCGATCGAGCTGAAAAGCCGGGAGTTTTTGCTGTGA
- the cobT gene encoding nicotinate-nucleotide--dimethylbenzimidazole phosphoribosyltransferase has product MKLLDRIATIEPLRDEAMAAARERLDALTKPPGSLGALERLAERIAGITGEMPPKLGGKAVVVMAADHGVCEEGVSAFPSAVTAQMVHNFLNGGAAVNVFARHAGAEVVCVDMGVASNIDRPGLTVKKPACGTANMTRGPAMTPEQAEAAVLAGIELVGELAARGVGLIGVGEMGIGNTTAAAALTSALLGVPPDVSVGRGTGVDDAGLARKRDAVRRALAANGLSPAGLPADAGAAAALDALAKVGGFEIAGMAGVCLGGALYRLPVVVDGFISTAAALAAARMSPLAASFLIASHRSEEPGHSVVLDALGLEPMLELDMRLGEGTGAALCLRIVEAGVDILGSMATFASAGVSTKLAAEASEAEAGAGA; this is encoded by the coding sequence ATGAAACTGTTGGATCGCATTGCAACGATCGAGCCGCTGCGGGATGAGGCGATGGCGGCGGCGCGGGAGAGGCTCGACGCGCTGACGAAGCCGCCCGGCAGCTTAGGAGCCCTTGAGCGGCTCGCGGAGCGGATCGCCGGCATAACCGGCGAGATGCCGCCGAAGCTCGGCGGGAAGGCGGTCGTCGTCATGGCGGCCGACCACGGCGTATGCGAGGAAGGGGTCAGCGCGTTCCCTTCGGCGGTGACGGCGCAGATGGTCCATAATTTTTTGAACGGCGGCGCGGCGGTCAACGTGTTCGCGCGTCATGCGGGCGCTGAAGTCGTCTGCGTCGACATGGGCGTCGCATCGAACATCGACCGTCCGGGGCTGACGGTGAAGAAGCCGGCCTGCGGGACGGCGAACATGACGCGGGGCCCGGCGATGACGCCGGAGCAGGCCGAGGCGGCCGTGCTGGCGGGCATCGAGCTCGTCGGCGAGCTCGCCGCGCGCGGCGTCGGGCTGATCGGCGTCGGCGAGATGGGCATCGGCAATACGACGGCCGCGGCGGCGCTCACGAGCGCGCTGCTCGGCGTGCCGCCCGACGTGTCGGTCGGCCGCGGCACCGGCGTCGACGACGCCGGGCTCGCGCGCAAGCGCGACGCGGTGCGCCGGGCGCTGGCGGCGAACGGCCTGTCGCCGGCCGGACTGCCGGCGGACGCCGGAGCGGCCGCGGCGCTGGACGCGCTCGCGAAGGTCGGCGGCTTCGAAATCGCCGGCATGGCCGGCGTCTGCCTCGGCGGCGCGCTGTACCGGCTGCCCGTCGTCGTCGACGGGTTTATTTCGACGGCGGCGGCGCTCGCGGCCGCGCGGATGTCGCCGCTCGCGGCGTCGTTCCTGATCGCGTCGCACCGCTCCGAAGAGCCGGGACACAGCGTCGTCTTGGACGCGCTCGGCCTCGAGCCGATGCTCGAGCTCGACATGCGGCTCGGCGAAGGGACGGGCGCCGCGCTGTGCCTGCGCATCGTGGAGGCTGGCGTCGACATCCTCGGCTCCATGGCGACGTTCGCCTCCGCCGGCGTGTCGACGAAGCTCGCCGCGGAAGCTTCGGAAGCGGAAGCCGGGGCGGGGGCGTAG
- a CDS encoding heme ABC transporter ATP-binding protein, whose translation MIRVTNVAKSYDGAAVLRDIDFEVREGESFGIIGPNGSGKTTLLKLISGLDRPDSGDALLSGRSVGSYKRKELARWLAVLQQDALPPVGFTVREVVEMGRYPFQNWLGEERGVGEALIDVVLESMGLSSLADRPVDRLSGGERQRVALAKAMAQQPKVLLLDEPTTYLDIGYQIQLMDVIRAWQRRSPLTVVAVLHDLNLAAMYCDRLLLMHQGRAVCLGAPREVLTAERIRDVYGAETSIVAHPTNGAPQIMLESGEGKDKVPSGRV comes from the coding sequence ATGATTCGCGTAACGAACGTCGCCAAAAGCTACGACGGCGCCGCCGTGCTTCGGGACATCGATTTCGAGGTGCGCGAAGGCGAGTCGTTCGGCATCATCGGCCCGAACGGCAGCGGCAAAACGACGCTGCTGAAGCTCATCTCGGGGCTGGATCGCCCGGATTCCGGCGACGCGCTGCTAAGCGGCCGGTCGGTCGGTTCTTACAAGCGCAAAGAGCTCGCCCGCTGGCTTGCGGTGCTGCAGCAGGACGCACTGCCGCCGGTCGGCTTCACCGTCCGCGAGGTCGTCGAAATGGGGCGTTACCCGTTCCAAAATTGGCTCGGGGAGGAGCGCGGCGTCGGCGAGGCGCTGATCGATGTGGTGCTCGAGAGCATGGGGCTCTCCTCGCTCGCGGATCGGCCGGTCGACCGGCTGAGCGGCGGGGAGCGGCAGCGCGTCGCGCTGGCGAAGGCGATGGCGCAGCAGCCGAAAGTGCTGCTGCTCGACGAGCCGACGACGTATTTGGATATCGGGTATCAAATTCAGCTGATGGACGTCATCCGCGCCTGGCAGCGGCGGTCGCCGCTCACCGTCGTCGCGGTGCTGCACGATCTCAACCTCGCGGCGATGTACTGCGACCGATTGCTGCTCATGCATCAAGGCCGGGCCGTCTGCCTCGGCGCGCCGCGGGAGGTGCTGACGGCGGAGCGGATCCGGGACGTCTACGGGGCCGAGACGTCCATCGTGGCGCATCCGACGAACGGCGCGCCGCAAATTATGCTGGAGTCCGGCGAAGGGAAGGACAAGGTGCCTTCCGGTCGGGTATAA
- a CDS encoding FecCD family ABC transporter permease — protein sequence MRRKLTLWGGAGIALLLLSVVASVSVGSASLSLGTVWRILTHALPWLGEFVQPDWSVAHEQIVLQVRLPRIVLGIVVGAALATAGAGFQGVLRNPLADPFTLGVASGASVGAAFLILVNAQFAFGFGTVPVVAFCTGMATLCVVYLLSRVDGGMRRETLILAGVVVSAFLGALVSFMVSLSDDVINQIVFWLMGSLSLRGWRYAALVAPYMLFGVAVLCGYARTLNLFELGERSAAHLGVRVERTRWIVLSASTLMTAAAVSVTGVIGFVGLVIPHMIRLLFGPDYRVIVPLSAIGGAIFIVWADTLARTALSPTEIPLGVVTAFLGAPFFLYLLVRHKNAMGGSGS from the coding sequence ATGCGGCGGAAGCTGACTTTATGGGGAGGAGCGGGAATTGCGCTCCTCCTTCTGTCCGTTGTCGCAAGCGTTTCGGTCGGCTCGGCGAGCCTGTCGCTCGGCACGGTGTGGCGCATCCTGACGCATGCGCTGCCGTGGCTCGGCGAATTCGTGCAGCCGGATTGGTCCGTCGCGCACGAGCAAATCGTGCTGCAGGTGCGCCTGCCGCGCATCGTGCTCGGCATCGTCGTCGGAGCGGCGCTCGCGACCGCCGGCGCGGGCTTTCAAGGCGTGCTGCGCAACCCGCTCGCCGATCCGTTCACGCTCGGCGTCGCCTCGGGCGCGTCGGTCGGCGCGGCGTTCCTCATTCTTGTGAACGCGCAGTTTGCCTTCGGGTTCGGGACGGTGCCCGTCGTCGCGTTCTGCACCGGCATGGCGACGCTGTGCGTCGTTTACCTGCTGTCCCGGGTGGACGGCGGGATGCGGCGGGAGACGCTCATCTTGGCCGGCGTCGTCGTCAGCGCCTTCCTCGGCGCGCTCGTGTCGTTCATGGTGTCGCTGTCGGACGACGTCATCAATCAGATCGTGTTTTGGCTGATGGGCAGCTTGTCTTTGCGCGGCTGGCGCTACGCCGCTCTCGTGGCGCCGTACATGCTGTTCGGCGTCGCGGTGCTGTGCGGGTATGCGCGGACGCTCAATTTGTTCGAGCTCGGCGAGCGGAGCGCGGCGCACCTCGGCGTCCGCGTCGAACGGACCCGCTGGATCGTTCTGTCGGCGTCGACGCTCATGACGGCCGCGGCCGTGTCGGTGACCGGGGTCATCGGCTTCGTCGGCCTCGTCATCCCGCACATGATCCGGCTGCTGTTCGGACCGGATTATCGCGTCATCGTGCCGCTGTCCGCGATCGGCGGCGCGATCTTCATCGTGTGGGCCGATACGCTCGCCCGCACGGCGCTCTCGCCGACGGAAATTCCGCTCGGCGTCGTCACGGCGTTCCTCGGCGCGCCGTTCTTCTTGTATTTGCTCGTTCGGCATAAGAACGCGATGGGAGGGTCCGGCTCATGA
- a CDS encoding helical backbone metal receptor, translating into MMRRYLVWLLAVVLAVFTAACGGGAQAPSAEETPAAQEAPAAEAPAAEEPAEQEEAQAAEATAYPLTVTDASGTELTFEKAPEKIVSIAPSETEVLFAVGAGASVVGTDKYSDYPAETANLPKVGGLTADVEAILELEPDLVVAGWTMSTKTIEELRALGLTVYAFETNTLDEAIAHVREIGRIVNKNAEAEAVAAKMEADRQLVADAVAGIADADKKKVYIEFSPGWTVGKGEFMDELLTEAGAINVADQEGWYEISEEKIIEANPQVILYGAGVEGLEDIIKGRSGWDKIDAMASGQVIGIDDSLISRPGPRITDALVQVAKAIYPEKFTK; encoded by the coding sequence ATGATGAGGCGTTATCTGGTTTGGTTGTTGGCGGTAGTTCTAGCGGTCTTTACGGCGGCGTGCGGCGGCGGAGCGCAGGCTCCTTCCGCGGAAGAGACGCCTGCGGCGCAGGAAGCGCCGGCGGCGGAAGCTCCGGCGGCGGAGGAGCCTGCCGAGCAGGAAGAGGCGCAGGCGGCCGAGGCGACGGCGTACCCGCTGACGGTGACGGACGCGTCGGGCACGGAGCTGACGTTCGAGAAGGCGCCGGAGAAAATCGTGTCGATCGCTCCGAGCGAGACGGAAGTGCTGTTCGCGGTCGGCGCGGGCGCGAGCGTCGTCGGCACGGACAAGTATTCCGACTATCCGGCGGAAACGGCGAACCTCCCGAAGGTCGGGGGTCTGACGGCGGACGTGGAAGCCATTCTCGAGCTGGAGCCGGACCTCGTCGTCGCGGGCTGGACGATGAGCACGAAGACGATCGAAGAGCTGCGGGCGCTCGGCCTGACGGTATATGCGTTCGAGACGAACACGCTGGACGAAGCGATCGCGCACGTGCGCGAAATCGGCCGTATCGTCAACAAGAACGCGGAAGCGGAAGCGGTCGCGGCGAAGATGGAAGCGGATCGCCAGCTCGTCGCCGATGCGGTGGCGGGCATCGCCGACGCGGACAAGAAGAAGGTGTACATCGAGTTTTCTCCGGGCTGGACGGTCGGCAAGGGCGAGTTCATGGACGAGCTGCTGACCGAAGCGGGCGCGATCAACGTCGCGGATCAAGAAGGCTGGTACGAAATCAGCGAAGAGAAAATCATTGAAGCGAACCCGCAGGTGATCTTGTACGGCGCGGGCGTGGAAGGCTTGGAAGACATCATCAAAGGCCGTTCGGGCTGGGATAAAATCGACGCGATGGCGAGCGGTCAGGTGATCGGCATCGACGACAGCTTGATTTCCCGTCCGGGACCGCGGATTACGGATGCGCTCGTCCAAGTGGCGAAGGCGATCTATCCGGAGAAGTTTACGAAATAA